Sequence from the Camarhynchus parvulus chromosome 1, STF_HiC, whole genome shotgun sequence genome:
CATTGGAACTTTTACAATGTACTTTGAAGGAATAACGGGATTGATGAAAAGTCATTACCATTGATATTTTCCCATTCCATTatataaaaaccttttttttcctccagtagCCAAGATCACTTTTGCTGACAGTACAGCCAAATCTACTGCTAAACCTTGATCCTGCTTTTGCTCTAGGGgctcttttaaatttttacagGATTCTGTCTCATTGTCCGTTTTCTTAGCAAATCACTGTTGTGATGCTGCCATTTTAAGACCACCAAACTCTCCGTGTCCTTGACATGACCCAGACATCCGTATCCAGtaagaaaaggattttaattttatgcCAGCAATAAAAATTCATCACTGGAAAACTTATAATTTAAGACCCCATATTAACCAGGCTCATTATTTCCCAGCACCAGCATTCTGCAGGTGTTCTGAAAGATGGCACAGACACAAACCATTACTCCTCTCCTGAAACACGagctgtctgtccgtctgtggccccctgctcccctgctgcaggagtCACAGGTCATGAGGGTTGTGTAGCTGTGCAGACACTCCATAGTCACTCCTCACTTCTTGATTTGGtccatttgctgctgctgctgcagacacatTTCTAATGGGACAAATAAAGGTGGCCTGAGGACAGACATGATCAGTAACTGAAAATTCCTGCAGATTTGTACAGAGAGATAGGGAATCCAAAATTGTAGTGCGGGGTTGCTGCTGCTCAGATCTGACTTCAGGAAATTAagacctcctttttttttctgcagctgaaactTTTATCATCTAGTAAaactcacagaatcactagTCATAAAATCTTCAGTACTTTTCCAGGTACTTGGATTCAAGAGATGTTTCCAAATTCTCACAAACAGTTGTTTGTACAATTAAAACAGTTTCTTAAAAGAATTGGCTTGCAACTACTTATTTATAAGCTAGATGCACAAATGGCAACTTCTTACACACAGTGTACAGATGCCCTAAAGTACCAGCActgaacaaacaaaactgaCTCAAATAAATGAAGacttgtatttttaattcacaCAGCTCATTCCTGAGGGCTTGATCAAATAAACTACAGTGACTGAGATAAGGGacagaacaaaactgaaatgagaAGATTGTAATCCTCAGGCTTTCAGTACGACCTAAAATATAGAGGTATTCAGAGACTGTAAAACCACTGGTTTGGCCCCTTTTTGGGATAGTCAGAtgcattttcaaatttctgtgTCAACTGTTTCCTGGGTGTgatggaaacaaaagcaggCTAAGCTGCCTTGAAATTCATGGCACAGGGGTTGCCAAGGTTTTCAGGCTAACAAAACATCAACTTACTAGAACCCTCATATGTCAGGAATGAAATGTTTGATTTAAAACAGCATGTAGTGTAGCTCTGTAGACTTCCCATGGCTTGAGAGACCTCAGATGGCAGGCACCTGCCCACCTCTTGCTAACTGTGCTGTGATTTTCCTAAAAACACACAattaatggtaaaaaaaaatattaaaatacttaaaatgtTAGTCTCTCCAGCCATAATACAGGTAGATGGTAAATGCAGTTGCTGAGTTGTTCTCCCTGTTTGAAAAGTCATGAAAAGTCATGACACTCAGGCAGTCAGGTCCCCAGTGCTGGTAAAAGGGAAACATCAGACCAATTTTAAAGGGATAAAAGAACAGGGCCCTGGGAACTCTTGACCAAtcagcctcacctctgtgccctGAAAGATCCTCCTGGAAGCCATTTCAAGACATATGGATGGGAGAGAAGTGATTAAAGACAGCTGGCATGGCTTCACCAAGACAAATCACACCTGCTTACTTGGAGACCTTCTGTGACAGAGTGACTGCACTGATGGATAAGGAAAATTCATCTGATGTCATGCACCTTGACTTCCGGCCCTTGACATGGTCCCACACAACATTTAGTTTCTAAACTGGAGAGACATGGCTTTGATGGATACACTACCTGATGGATGAGGAATTGGCTGGATGGCCACATCTGGAGCACCAGTCAATGGCTCACTGTCCAAAAGGACATCAGTAACAAGTGGTGTCCCTGCACCAAGGCTGACACTGCTCAACCTTCATTAATGGCACAGACTGAGTGTCCTCTCAGCAGTCTGTGGGTGACACCAAGCTGAATGATGccagggatgccatccagaggtGACCCTGGGACAGGCTTGAGGAGCAGGCCCATGagaacctcatgaagttcaacacCACCAAGTGTGGGGTGGTACATCTGAGTCAGGGCAAACCCTGGTATTGGTACACACTGGGGGAAGAATGGCAGCCCTCAGAAGGACTTGgggaactagatgatctttaaggtctcttccaaaccattctacaattccatgattttatagTGGTGGATGAAGATTGGATATGAGCCAGCCACATGctctcacagcccagaaagccaactaTATCTTGGGCTGCATCAGATGAGTGACCAGCAGGCCAAGGAGTGGAATCTCCCTCTGCTCCATTCTCCTGAGACCCCACACAGAGTACTGTGTTCAACTCTGGGGCCACCCACAcaaagacatggacctgttaGAGCAGGTCCAGAGGGAGACAAAAATGGTCACAGGGGCTGGAATACCCCTTCTataaagacaggctgagaacTGAGGCTGTtaaacctggagaagagaaggctctgaggaCACCACAGAGCtttccagggcctaaagggacctacaagaaagctggagatggACTTTTTACCAGGGCATtgcttttcaagaaaaagagGGTAATTTTAGATTGGatacaaggaagaaattctttactctgagggtggtgacacactggaacaggttgcccagagaaactgtgaatgtcccatccctgaaagtgttgAAGGTCCAGTTGGacggggctttgagcaacctcaTATGTGGAAGAcgtcccttcccatggcagaggaTTGAAACTTCAAATCTTGAAATCTTGAAAGGCTACCTCCTGCACAAACAATTCTGCTATTCCACAATTTTATGTTCCTGCTGGCTAATCCCTCTCTGGCCAGGAAGACCCAGGACTGGGATTTCCAAAACTACAGTCATGACTAGAGGAGTGTGGGAGAAGAACGCCATCCTTTCATCAACTCACCTTCTCACATGAAAACTGTCATCAAATCTATGGAGATTATTCTTCCTCTCCCCTGACCATTCCTGGTGGGTAAACTATCTGGCAAAGGAGtaacacagaaattaatctATCATTTTTATGGAGAACTGCTGTGATGTTAATATACCTTGTGTTACCATCAGTACTGTCAGTATGAGCATCTGAGGCCAGACagcttcccaaattcccagaggAACAACAAAGATATCATTTCAGAGGGTGATAATGTCCATAACACAACAGGGCACTATGTTGTTTCTAGGTGTAATAGGGATCAAGATACTGGACCTTAAAATGTTCCAATCGTCTTCCCTCACATGATGATTTTAGCATAAAATGACTGCATAATACCCTATGAAAACCAGAATGTCAGGCTTCCAAATGGTGTGAAGCACTCACTTCTAAATAAAGCTATTCCTGAGACAACAGCCACTAAAACCACATCCCAACCAAAGTGAATGGAATGGTTTTAAGTGAAAAGGGTGACTTTCAAAGCTTGTAGCCATCCACAGTGCTTGttcttttcccactgctgtTACTGCTCTCTTCAGTAGTAGCTTCTTCTGGGAAACTATTCCCAGAAAGGAGTGATACCAGTGGCACAGGATGGAGGTCTGCAGCTGCACTCTCATTGAGACTGTCCCCTTTTTgcttccttggaaaaaaaaggccaCTCACTAGAGTGGCAGAGGTGTCTGGTGGTGCTGGAAGAAGAgcactgcttttaaaacagtGGAGCAGGTACTCCAGCTTGAAGCTCTACAGGCTCACAGTTGAGCTGCAAGGAAATGCAACagcatcaaaacaaaacacagttggggggcaggggggaaacAAATCATGCTCTCATCACAGTAAAAACTACTTTGACCCACTTTCAGAACAATACATCAATCTCACCTGCAACTCTCGTCACACAACGAACAGAACTAAATATATTGAACAAACCAGCTCATAATTGTCTCTTTCCCCATTCAGCCCTTATCAAGGTAACATCTCATCAGTCgttttcttactgaaaaaaGTGTCTGAAAGGATGTGGATTTTCTTTCGTGATTTAGGGCCTGATCAGCTGGAGGCAGTCTGCAGTTGTAAGAACAAGgcctcctcccagcacaggggtgATACAGAAAAGGCTTTAAGTATGGAGACAATTTTGATCCAAACAGAGAACTGAGGAGACAGAGAGAGCAAGAGGTACACAGGCCTCCCTCTGCACATGGGACAGGGCAAGAGGCACAAAGGCAGCCTCACTTGTAGTTCAGGGCTGAAGGGAGGGCTGCAGAGGCAGTAGGGACGTGGCAGCCATCCAGAGCAGAATGCAGGGCGCTGGAAAACAGGGTGCCAAAGAGAGCCCTGCCTCATTTTCCTGGCAGACTTCCAGAGCCTCTGAGATCAAGTGCTGTCCATGGGAGTCCGTCTCTTACAAAAGCCTCAGCTCCCCTggatgaaacaaaaaattgaaacagtCCATGGCTGATGGCTGCAAAGGTTCACAGAGGCATGTCTTGCTTGCTGCTCTGCATCTTCTCCACTGCAGTCACCTCATGATATCCAGCCCATCAACATGACAAGTCCACAACAACTTCAAACCACAAGGGACATCCTTGTTGGGAAATCATtctgagaggaaagaaagaagattaAATGTCAACAGGAAATCTCCCATTGGAACAGACAAAGGGGACAGACAAAGCTTTGACAGAGACACAACTAAACAGCAACAGCTTTGCCCACTCACAATCCAGTCCTCTCTTCCACAGCCAAGCTACTCTAATGACAGGATCTCCCTCGTGGTGCAATTTCCCCAGCTGGGTTAGATGGGGAAGATCCCCTTCCCCAGCAACCATGAACTTATCAGTCCTCAGCAGCTTGTGCTGTGGCAGGTTGTTTTGCACTTGCTTGGTATCCTGGGTGAGGAATGCCTTTGGCATGAATGGCCCCCACAGGACCCCACGGGCCCACGCACCCATGGGAGTCTGTGATCTCACCCCTTTCAGAAAAAAGTCCTTCCATCATcccctgccaccagccctgtcccagtCCAGAAGAACAAGAGCCTCTCAACCCTTCCTTAACAAGTATCAAGGCCAAAGCAAAGCCCTGTAATTTCTGTAAGGCCTGGGTAACTTCCCTACCACAATCCTTCTGAACTCTAGATAAACTCCCTCTGCCTTGGATTACCAGACCACAAATGCCAGACATCCCTTACCTCCCCAGTCCCAGGCACATCTGGCTTTCCCCTCCATCATGGACTCCTGTGTAGGAGCTATTACCCTTTCTGGCTTTCTACCTCCCCAtttccttccccccttcccacAGGGAGTGACACCCAGACTCCAGGCGTCACCCTCCTGGAAAACCCTCTTGCCCATCAACTCTGGTTAGTAACCCCTGCCTGGTGGCTCTCCGCTCAGCCTATTTGGACCAGGACCACCAGACATGGCCTCACTGTTTTCTTGGGgtcctttttcctcttcttgtcAGAGGCATTGAGGTAGGCCTGTTCCCTGGCCCTGTAGGAAGGGCCTCGGCTCAGCTCCCTCTCGCTGTAGGGGGGCAggctgtcctcctcctcctcgtcctgcTCGGGGGACGACGactgcggcggcggcggctgcgaCTTCTCGGCTTTGTAGGTGGAGGGCGGTGACCAGGCGTAGTAGGTGCTGCCTCCCctctggctgggctgtgagCTCAGCTTCGAGGGGGTGGCACAGTGGTCACCGCTCTCGTCGTAGCTCCGGGATTTCCTCTCCAGGACGCTGCTGAGGTAGGAGTGATCGTATTTTTGGCTCCCTCCGGGCGTGCGGCTCACCAGCCTGGGAAGGTGCTTCTCCTCGTGGGCGCGTCTGCGGGGCGGGCTGTAGGACCAGCCACGCTCCGAGTCTGTCAGTGGCTCCCGGCTGGCCCTGCAGCGCTTGCTGTAGTATTCCTCCATGGAGCTGTCCTGGCGGGGCagggccccgccgcgcccgccgtGCGACTCGGAGCGCTCAAAGCGCCGCAGCTCCTGGCTGTCCGCCCGCCGCGGCCGCTGCTGCCCGTAGGACTCGGCAAAGGCCGCCAGCTCGTCCATGGACACGGCCGGCACTCCCACCGAGAAACTCTTACGGGACAGCATCTCCGACTTGGATCTCTGCTGGCTGGAAGAGGGAGGAGGTAGAGTTAGAGGGCGGGAGCCAGCTGCACTCCCCTTGGCTGCCTGCACAGACAATGGAGGGAAACACCTGGGGGCATGAATCATCTGCGCTGTTTTCATCATCTTCCACAGGAAGAGCATCTACCACATCCTTGAAACCCCGGGTTCTCTCTGCTGAGTGTAAAGGCCGCTTAGTGCAGATAGCTCAGGTTCTTTGTGTCTAATGTTACCTGAGGTTATCCCCAGGGTGCACCTGCCCTGTCCTCCAATATGCAGGGCTGGACCTGCTTCTCCTTCATCCCAGGGCTTGTAGGTGTATATCCTGCTGGAAAAACCCAAGAGCCCAGCTATAGAagctcacagcagggctgttttGAAGCAGGTTTAAAGACAGTGAGCTGGTACAATAGCCCAGTACTGAAGGAAGGAAATCCCTGCCATTGCTTTTGGAATACTGGGCTGCTTGAGGGAAGGTTGGCCTATGTCTCTTCAGGCACCAGAGTGCAAGCCCTTCAGGCCTGGAGCATTGGTCTAGCTGCACCAAAGCAGGAGGGTGTGACCCCTATATAGTAAAGCACAGGTACAAAGCTCAAGAGAGAGATTTGCACTTTCCCACTATGGTAAGGGTGACTTGGTTCCCTACTATCTCACTTTTATATACCACTAGGACTGGAGCTTGTACCTAGCTTTACCCAGCTAGGTAAGCTTCAGCAGGCTCATTGTTCCTTAATGGATGTGGCTTTACAATATCCAGAAGGGGCAGAAATAAGAATAATTATCTACTTCAGGAAGTAAAAAGTATTATGACTCTTAATATCAGCAGGAATATATGATTTTTACAGATCTGCTTGCCAGAGCACAAGTGCAGCTCTTGTTACATGTTAGAGTTGCAATCGGCTTCATTCTGACCTCACCTAATAACCCATCCagatttcctctttctctctagCCCCTCTCTCCCGCTAAgcagagcaaaggcagcaggaaataGGAGAGAGCTACCAGTCCATCTGTCCCTTCTGCTTTCTTTACCCCTTTGCCAGACAGAGCTGCCCCCTGCCgtggtgtccctcacctgtgccagTAGCTGTCCCGCTCGTCCCTGTAGTCAGACACAGCCTGGGACCGGGAGGTGCTGCCCACCACTCCCGCCCAGTACTCGGCGTCGCCGTCCGCGTCCCCCGCGGGGGGCAGAGGCTTCCTCCGCGCCTGCCGGTAGGGCTGGCGGAAATTCAGGTCCTCCTcgtgcagagagctcagctcagACACGGTGTTGTTATCTGCAGGGGAGGGTGCAGGGAAGAAATGAGATGGGCATGGCCTGATGGTAGCCAGGCAGGGATTCTGAGGGTATCGCAAACAGCAGGAGATGCCTGCATTCCAGACTACTGACTTCAGGCTTTGGGAAGAGCTTTCCACCTGTCAGCTCCCTGCCCTTGCAAGGTGGTCACCAAGCTTGGTGGGACACCACTACAGCACAGAAGTTGtgccccctccccttttcctggTGTGAGACAGGCCGGCTCTGGATTTGGCCTGACTTGCCCAgataaaaaaaagcaaccccctcaaaaaaagattaaggaaaaagtaaaagtCTGTCTGAATCACTGTCAGTCTCTACCCCATCAAGCACACTGACATCTGTAGGCCTGACATACCAATCTGCAGAGGTCTTTTTATAGTAAATCTTGTGGGTGGAGAAGACAGTGTGCTCAGCAATGACTGTTTTAGAAGTATATATAATTTGTTCGTTATGCCTAATCTGTACAGAGCTTTGATGTAGTGTCATTCCTTAAAGCCCTTCCCTTCAATGATTTTCAGGATCCCACACGTCTGTTTCAAGTGAGCCTCCAGCAGTGCCTAACATGGGTTAGCTCCatgtgctgcccacagcctgccACTGtcctctgcacacagcagccacagcacaaggagcagcactgcaagcCCTTCCCACACACATTGTCCCATTCTGCACCTCTGCCTCCTAATGTGGAAAGATCCTCCCTTGGGTTTGTATTCTGACACACATGAAGTGCAGCCTCAGCCtttatttaaggaaataaaGTTTTCAAGAGGCTTTGGGAAGACAGGAGGAGTTCCACACAGAAGCTCAGTTCTGAGTTTGCACCATGTCCCTATTCACCATTCTGCACCTTCTGCAGGGCAACAGCCACTCCAAATGAACTTCCTGCTTCCTTCAAGCCACACTGTGGTCACTGAGCCCACAAAAGACACTTTCAATAAAATCATTCCTCTCCTATTTTGCCATGCTGGGAATTTACTGACACCACACTCTTAAGAAATTGTGAAAACAATATCCCAGCTATTATCATACCACAGGCTGTAGAAGGTATGAGTAGGATTTGGCTTTTCAGATGCTGATGATCCCCAAGTTT
This genomic interval carries:
- the ILDR2 gene encoding immunoglobulin-like domain-containing receptor 2 isoform X5; translated protein: MDGHVLGWIVLLWIAAEVEGLQVTVPEKKKVAMLFQPALLRCHFSTSSTQPAVVQWRYKSYCQDRMGEALGMVTSGLQTMSKRNLDWDPYLDCVDSRRTVRVVASKQGSAITIGDFYKERDVSIVHDADLQIGKLMWGDSGLYYCLIITPDDVEGKNEESVELLVLEWVFVGLVILGAFLFFLLVGICWCQCCPHSCCCYVRCPCCPESCCCPRALYVAGKAAKAGYPPAVSAMPGPYYIPSVPVAGVPSPAVLMDKSHPPPLAPSEASAGSQNVRKGYRIQADKDRDSMKVLYYVEKELAQFDPARRMRDRYNNTVSELSSLHEEDLNFRQPYRQARRKPLPPAGDADGDAEYWAGVVGSTSRSQAVSDYRDERDSYWHSQQRSKSEMLSRKSFSVGVPAVSMDELAAFAESYGQQRPRRADSQELRRFERSESHGGRGGALPRQDSSMEEYYSKRCRASREPLTDSERGWSYSPPRRRAHEEKHLPRLVSRTPGGSQKYDHSYLSSVLERKSRSYDESGDHCATPSKLSSQPSQRGGSTYYAWSPPSTYKAEKSQPPPPQSSSPEQDEEEEDSLPPYSERELSRGPSYRAREQAYLNASDKKRKKDPKKTNDFPTRMSLVV